The Helianthus annuus cultivar XRQ/B chromosome 15, HanXRQr2.0-SUNRISE, whole genome shotgun sequence genomic sequence taaaacaccggacttgccagagatcccaagttggtaatcgtggatcaggaatcggcatctttcatgttaattaggatgatttgaaagtgtttaaaattgtcaaaattttacaggttgaaggactatggcggagcttccaggttggtaagcgaggagcaggtatcggcatttttcttgaggaatttactacggtaatgtcaatcatgcaaactgtaaaaaaggtttgtttgtgtttgtttgctagtggttagaagatttgattgtgcataacttgtgcatccggtaaatcaaggacattaatttgtacttgcattttcctacaagtgattgagagacaagatgatgaaccacatccccgaacttagtattgatatacttacaagtagtaaaatcaaacaaacttattttccggaacaatcattttgattaaaacaaacttaagtgttttgaaatctaaatgagaaaatagtttgttgatagggggagttctgattgtttatgccaaagtgaatggcgaattgatgcgatttgatatcctttgtcatgtttctgtacagtttgttttcaattttcgttaatgtgtttgcattttagggggagtagaaaatttcagaaaatccaaaaacattagaaaatttgaaaaagacaaaaatatgataaaatccaaaaatgagtttgttgtgaaaaagaggagttgatagtacatcagcggactatcacaacatgctaaagatttggaaagtttaaaagtgttaaacaatcttactgtggatgtgtcggtagatttttccacatttaataaactgtgacgagatataaacctaaatttcaaacttacttgttctgtgggttaacacaaacttggatatataggtaacccctgaaatcttgtttgaaagatcccttattctgagatactaggtctttatgctcagtgatatctggggtattatcccgggacttctgctgtatggaagtactgacctagtccccggataatactttctgcaaatgcttgaaaaaccgccgccctcagcaaatcgatgaaacaataaaattgatagtcattgctgttgtaaaaaagatcctctaaaggggacccaccaaaagtcgagccgtcatctctctgctgaacggaagttctgacctgagctctcacggtttcgcacctaaccccttacagatatcatctgtggtatactcacctgtaagagtgaatattgggatctggatacgggagtatattcaagtagtgggacacacgaataagttttagtttctaagtcattaatatcgtatctcgaatcagttgaactttgtgtgaaaatttaagtggaccagtatactgacaatctaggtaaattgtttagaacttgaaatgaaatcaagcttaacggtgttggtgatttgtctcataagctgatatgatcctcttacacaaactctcaaaaatattgtttgtaaatatttctttactgcattttatttctcttttgtccaaaaatccaaaaagattttcagtgtgttttagcataaattttttgaaaaattcataaagattttcgacaactgatattgaaaagttgattttcaaaattccgggtgctaaacatgatgaacaaatggtttgggagagtgtgttgttttgcaaataaaaatgatatatcttcaagtggttctttaaagattaacattgtaacaTTATCTTTGAATGTAAAATTTCTGCGAGTGATTCATTAGATTTTTACAtgttatcatcagaaaatttatttttgggtagaggatgtgcaggtttagAAGTGATAGAGAATCatgttccgatacctgaagaatTTGTAAtttcaacatgccagactgcgatcccagcatatcgaaagggggagtctgaagacatctgaGTGGAGATTGTTCATGGGGtgtctgttgatgatgatgaaaagagaagagaaagatttgaggatgcttacactgataaagactgaagtcgttgaagactcgacacttaagactcgtcaacatctgagggagagtctgttggtgcagtcatctgtcgtcttcgtcttaatatcgagtctcggATTTGGTGCAGATCTGATCgggcatgacatcacgagtgacatcacataggtgacatcacaagtgacatcacctaggtgacatcacaagtgatgtcatgaaaTGGGAATTGAATGTTAGCCGTTTGAAGACACAAAGATTGAATGAAGACAAAACTATGATGGCCCAATGAGATATTGCCATTTTATAGTCCAATGAGATGCTTAGTTTGAAGGTCCAATTACATGATTTCAGTTGATGGTCCAATGAGAGATTTTGTTTGTTTGGTCAAATCATATGAAGATCAAATTTCATGAAGGTTCGCTTGAAGACAAATCTATGagaggttcgcttatttggaacATGGAAGGTTCGCTTTTAGTGATCATGCATGTGGGTTCGCTTTTACGACAAACATGTGGTTCGCTTGTGTGGTTTGTCACTTCGAGCGAACCGACAATAGTATATATAGGATGaatgtcatttcatttgtaacgattttcagatttgataccgaggtattgccggtgttccttgtaactataaacgctgtaaaatcaatatacaagaggtttaaagtgtgattcaagctgtgtacacgtccgtttctttgtttccgcctctgaaacggatttgagctcttccgaacgactcgtttaggtcgcaaTCCGATCCTAcatacgtactactgttctcgggttaagaagaacactatGGTTACCAATAGTCTAATGTATATACCaatgtgggaagcccccaccaatagaatatgggaagcccccaccaatagaacatactatatACAAGTGTgtgaagcccccaccaatagaacatactactggcctagtagagccacctgttacgacatgaacttactattacgaactttcatactgtgaactcgctcaactagttgttgactctctgttacatgccttgcaggaccataggtacttggagcttgcacgggaggcgcgctcgttgtgggcacatggactgttgagttccatgttaaacatttacttATGAGAACatgatacttatgttgggtttttacattaatgcttccgctacacaattgaatatgtttggttttgaaaacacctttcgtattgatgaatgacatttactatttacacttatgttcaatatgattggtggcttgatcctggtcacgtcacgcctccaagcggtggtactccgcgtgtggaatttggggtcgtgacagattggtatcagagccattggttatagagaactcggttttaataagggaaaaacatttttattaaaaccagactataactacaacagtgctcaacgatccacaacgacgcctcgctccacatgcaagactcaacattctaggtaatatggtacatgttatattgcctacttgctagattacatagaactttgctcgtagtatgcttagatacacatgacactattgcttgagaacacttgtgtgcttactctcttctgtcatcgcacttttcgcgaacctctctcactatgttacctttactatgaagatcatgtctggacgcgttaacatgactcaagcccagttgacggctctcattaacgaacaagttgttgtggcacttgcagctgcacacgcaggaggtcaacacgcaccgcaaccagtttgcactttcaagaatttcatggactgtcgtccaagcacgtttagtggcacagaaggagcggttggactcctccattggtttgagaagctcgagtcggtgttcgaaatgtgtgaattccctgaggctcgcagggtgaagtacgccactggtactttggaaggaatcgcgctgacttggtggaaagcgcaagttcagattttagggctggcagctgctaacgccaccccttggaatgattttaaggagctcatcaagcgagaatactgcacgcgtgatgacatccacaagttggaagtggagctttatcacctGAAGATGTCTGGATCAAAAATTAAAgcctatactaaacggtcaaacaaactggccatcttgtgtccaaccatggtggaccctcccatcaagcgcattgagttgtatctcaagggtctagcgccagaaatccagagccatgtgacatcggctaacctcgataatatccaggatattcagcgacttgctcatcgcctcacggatcaggcagtggaacaggataggctgcctaaacgtatcagcgctactgctatcACTACTAcatctgctactcccagtgacaacaagcggaaatgggagggggattcaagcaagggttccgctacagttcagtctcaggttcagcaacaaaagactgaccactaccagagtcccagtcagcagtcttctggtagtcgcgGGCAGAGAGCTTATCGCGGAAATCACCCCaggtgcaacaactgtaacagacaccacagtggccagtgcaacaagggtcgttgccagaggtgtctcaagatgggtcatgaggccaaggattgtaggagcccacggcctacgaatcagaatcagcagcaacagtAAGCACAGCAGAATccacaacagggcaacaagggatgttttcattgtggcgcggaaggtcacttcaaaaggcactgccctcagttaaaccgaaaccagaacaacaacaacaataataaccaaggcaatggaaacaacaacggtgggaacaacaatggcaacgaagctaggggacatgcttttgtgctggggcagggtgatgccaggaatgatcccaacgtagtcataggtaagtttcttctcgacgacttttatgttactgttttatttgattcgggtgcggatacaagttatatgtccctaaaagttagccaaatgttaaaacgtgcaccaactcccttaaacaccaagcatgtcgtagaattagctaatggtaagagtctagaggccacgcacatagttcagggttgtaatcttatcctcgcgggtcagactttctcgatcgatctcatccccatagttttgggtagtttcgacatcgtcattggtatggactggttatctcaacatcacgcagagatcttgtgcaaagagaagattgttcgtatccctcgttctggtcgggaacctcttgaagttcaaggcgacaagagtggtgtcgtggttggcatcatctccttcctgaaggctctgaagtgtttgcgaaagggccacactgccattctggcacttgttaccgatGCATCAGCTAAAGAAAAGAATCTagaagatattccagttgtacgcgacttccctaaggtgttccctgaagatttacctggtctaccgcctcattgccagatcgagtttcaaatcgagctagctcccggagcagcacctatagctcgtgcaccgtatcgattagctccatcagagttggaagaacgctctacgcaactacaagagctcttggataagggctttattcgacctagctcttcgccttggggagctctagtattatttgtgaagaagaaggatggtaccttccgtatgtgaattgactaccgtgaactgaacaaggtgacggtgaagaaccgttaccctcttccacgtattgatgacttattcgaccagttgcaagggtcgagttactactccaagatagacttgcaggaccataggtacttggagcttgcacgggaggcgcgatcgttgtgggcacatggactgttgaggtccatgttaaacatttacttATGAGAACATGATACTAATGTTGGgattttacattaatgcttccgctacacaattgaatatgtttggttttgaaaacacctttcgtattgatgaatgacatttactatttacaCTTATGtccaatatgattggtggcttgatcctggtcacgtcacgcctccaagcggcggtactccgcgtgtggaatttgggggtgtgacaaaaagggctaaaagcgtaaaaagcatcggtcgtcgtaaaactttttgtttttgtgacttttattcaaactaaacattttcaaacaaagtttctttgagaaacttgtttgtttattgctagacttcatTTAATAAGGAAACGTCAcgaactttttgtttttgtgacttttattcaaactaaacattttcaaacaaagtttctttgagaaacttatttgtttattgctagacttcatTTTTTCATAAGGAAACgacacaagaaaaccgagctttttactaaaataaagggcttaaaagaaaaagggttaggtgggtaaagggtgtttgtcttgtgggtttagaaacgaaaaggtttaggctcaaaggggttaactagggggattttgggtaggttaaaagaaaaagaaaaataatggtgttgaaaagaaaatgggttagtcctaatgcctccatcatttacttacttgagtttaagttggtaatgaccgggaatgtattgtcgtgaaaagttctagagtcgtaagaaaccaagcggctattcacacaagaaacgaaaaaatgagcatttagtttaaagatgtatgcttgtatgctcaatgaaggctcaaaactcactttttgtgggaatgggtttataatgtgatcaagtatatataatcaaactttaactagatttgtcatgccgtttcataattttcttatgttggttctttttttatcacgacgctattggttgtaaatttgtaaaaatataacctttttagaacttgttattcccaaattaaaccaagacaagtaaaaaaacgaaaatttttgaaaaaatttggggtgattagcggttccaatagagttttgtgtaaggcttgctattaggacttgcaaaattcaaagtttagcatctccccccccccccacacacttaaattacacattgtcctaaATGTGTCcccaaaataagtttttaggttggttaaatgtgtaaaaaggtgtttcaaaacaaaattttatattaCTGGGCGTCTGGGCACGGGCCCGTGTTGGTCCacgcacggccccgtgttcagatcgccagcATCATTtttaacagaaggctgggcacgggggcgtgttcagtgagcacacCCTGTGTCcggttacctgaactgggcgttttctaCAGAtccttgggcacgggggcgtgttgggctgagcacggccccgtgctgaacttgctgtaatgaagaaaaattgtcgggaagctCTGTTTTTGTGTATGGGCTATGGTTTCAAGTTTCCCTCAGTAACCTCCACCatttcgagtgtgttttattcctgaaaggtaaaactaaactagaaaacataaaggttaatctagactaaaactaaggatagttccgcggaatgcctccgtggtgcgccacgtttataagggtccttggctagacccaaagtcagtcatatgttacccaagtgggatgttttgcatcccatgttgcaccgtcagagagcatcatccaagcttgagtctatgacattcatgtagttgaccgggtcgtcgtcttctaCTCTTTTCCCAACCCCGAACTCCATCTCTTTGTCCCCAACCCTCAATGTTAATTTCCCACCATTCATGTCCACCATTGCATGAGCGGTGGCTAGGAATGGTCTTCCTAAGATGAGTGGTACTTCGTtatcttcctccatatctagtatgacaaagtcggccgggaagaCAAAGTCTCCGACTTTCACCAATAGATTTTCGGCGACACCTTGTGGATACTTGATAGACctatcagcgagttgtatgctcatctttGTGGGGCTTGTTTTACCTATTCCGAGTCGAtcaaacattgatgcgggcatgagatTTATGCTAGCCCCAACatcggctagtgcattgcgtATGGGCGATCCCCCAATGGAACAAGGGATGGTGAAG encodes the following:
- the LOC110914234 gene encoding uncharacterized protein LOC110914234 produces the protein MPKYSKFMRDFLTHKRKIEALQLVNLSEECSAVLLNKLPKKKIDPGTFTIPCSIGGSPIRNALADVGASINLMPASMFDRLGIGKTSPTKMSIQLADRSIKYPQGVAENLLVKVGDFVFPADFVILDMEEDNEVPLILGRPFLATAHAMVDMNGGKLTLRVGDKEMEFGVGKRVEDDDPE